A DNA window from Danio aesculapii chromosome 14, fDanAes4.1, whole genome shotgun sequence contains the following coding sequences:
- the sesn4 gene encoding sestrin-3 yields the protein MIICTKNMDYRLGTQCQFVQNQVMVNSEKERASLLCMKALANRGRLDKVSQQMASHPQYLESFLRTQHYILYMDGPLPLPYRHYIAIMAAARHHCRYLVSLHSAQFLRVGGDPLWLQGLEAAPARLQHLDHINKVLAHQPWLTARSHIQALLKTGEQCWSLAELVQAVVLLAHCHSLCSFVFGSGSESDTTTTPRVHHGTPPGYCLCDAANGNTALSPPTSGPMEKMLRRRSLDSSCDVGCLREQIHKSQDEIKERKGDRLHSQTLLHSDVEEEEEAMFSTDPSRFVTDPEFSYQEFARREEDHFQVFRVQDYSWEDHGFSLVNRLYSDIGHLLDERFRNVASLPFPHSPDLKRAIWNYVHSIYGIRYDDYDYGEVNRLLERGLKLYIKAVACYPDSGKTPLCPLSWTPIKASEKVHVNLLVMEARLQAELLYALRAITQYMIA from the exons ATGATCATCTGCACGAAAAACATGGATTATCGCCTTGGAACCCAGTGTCAGTTTGTTCAGAATCAG gTGATGGTCAACTCTGAGAAAGAGCGTGCCTCTCTCTTGTGTATGAAGGCTCTGGCCAACAGGGGGCGTCTGGACAAGGTGTCCCAGCAGATGGCCTCTCACCCGCAGTACCTGGAGAGTTTCCTGCGCACACAGCACTACATCCTCTATATGGATGGCCCATTGCCCCTGCCCTACCGCCACTACATTGCCATCATG GCTGCAGCTCGGCATCACTGTAGGTACCTGGTGTCTCTCCATTCAGCTCAGTTTCTGCGTGTTGGCGGAGACCCGCTGTGGCTTCAGGGCCTGGAGGCGGCACCAGCTCGACTACAGCACCTCGATCATATCAATAAGGTCCTGGCCCATCAGCCCTGGCTCACCGCTCGCTCGCACATACAGGCTTTACTGAAGACAGGAGAGCAGTGCTGGTCTCTGGCTGAGCTGGTGCAGGCTGTGGTTCTGCTGGCCCACTGTCACTCCCTTTGCAGTTTCGTTTTTGGTTCCGGTTCTGAGTCAGACACCACTACCACTCCCAGAGTGCATCACGGCACACCCCCTGGATACTGCCTCTGTGATGCTGCCAATGGCAACACAGCTCTATCACCACCTACTTCTGGACCCATGGAGAAGATGCTACGGAGAAGG TCCCTAGACTCCAGTTGCGACGTTGGTTGCCTTCGAGAACAAATTCATAAATCACAGGATGAGATCAAGGAAAGAAAGGGAGACCGACTCCATTCACAGACGCTTCTACATTCAG atgtggaggaggaggaggaggccaTGTTTTCCACCGACCCCTCCCGCTTCGTCACAGATCCAGAATTCAGCTACCAGGAATTTGCCAGACGAGAGGAGGACCATTTCCAAGTATTCCGGGTGCAG GACTACTCATGGGAGGATCATGGCTTCTCGCTTGTAAACCGGCTCTATTCTGATATCGGGCACTTGTTAGACGAGCGATTCCGCAATGTGGCGTCGCTTCCTTTCCCGCACAGTCCTGATCTCAAGCGAGCCATCTGGAACTACGTTCATAGCATCTATGGCATCAG atatgatgattatgattatgggGAAGTTAACCGGTTGCTGGAGCGTGGACTGAAACTTTACATTAAAGCTGTGGCCTGCTATCCTGACTCCGGCAAGACCCCGCTATGCCCTCTGTCCTGGACTCCCATCAAAGCTTCAGAGAAG
- the c14hxorf65 gene encoding uncharacterized protein CXorf65 homolog, giving the protein MFIYIRHGDNEQFLLNSNCPVVILVQYLKKRFGLAESELVDLCDERGVLKFLFQPQNLQESACKLLKARESFIVCIVKCMTDGAYTSVNSLLAGVDSALLEALQSQIDNLEKARLKQLLLVDSRGATSEEISAQTLPAKTTKKRKKVTHVNGPDEGVQRHTEDRKSRN; this is encoded by the exons ATGTTTATTTACATCAGACACGGAG ATAATGAACAGTTTCTGCTCAACTCAAACTGTCCAGTCGTTATCCTCGTGCAGTACTTAAAAAAGAGGTTCGGACTGGCCGAGTCAG AGCTTGTAGACCTGTGTGATGAACGAGGAGTGTTGAAATTCCTCTTTCAGCCTCAGAATTTACAGGAATCTGCTTGTAAACTGCTCAAGGCTAGAGAGTCTTTTATTGTTTGCATTGTTAAGt GTATGACTGATGGGGCTTATACTTCTGTCAATTCACTTCTAGCTGGTGTTGATTCTGCGCTATTAG AGGCTCTCCAGAGTCAGATTGATAACCTTGAGAAAGCTCGTCTCAAGCAGCTTCTTTTAGTGGATTCTCGAGGTGCTACATCAGAGGAAATCAGTGCTCAAACTCTGCCTGCTAAAACT ACAAAGAAGCGCAAGAAAGTCACACATGTAAACGGGCCGGATGAAGGAGTCCAGCGCCACACGGAGGACAGGAAGAGCAGGAACTGA